One Gemmatimonadales bacterium DNA window includes the following coding sequences:
- a CDS encoding HD domain-containing protein, whose translation MNRSDALALMHEFTASDALRKHMYAVEAAMRAYAKQCGEDEETWAVVGLLHDFDYERFPNANRSATEEHPSEGSKILAAKGYPEPLRRAILGHASYTGVPRDTRLAKTLYAVDELCGFLVACALVRPSRSLADLEVPSVKKKLKDKAFARNVNRDEIREGAEELGVPLDDHIRFVIEALRPVERDLGLGSAG comes from the coding sequence ATGAACCGCTCCGACGCCCTCGCCCTGATGCACGAGTTCACGGCCTCCGACGCGCTCCGCAAGCACATGTACGCAGTGGAGGCGGCGATGCGGGCCTACGCGAAGCAGTGCGGTGAGGACGAGGAGACGTGGGCGGTGGTGGGCCTGCTCCACGACTTCGACTACGAGCGGTTCCCGAACGCCAATCGCAGCGCCACGGAGGAGCATCCGTCCGAGGGCTCGAAGATCCTGGCTGCCAAGGGGTACCCCGAGCCGCTGCGACGCGCGATCCTGGGCCACGCATCCTATACGGGGGTGCCGCGCGACACGCGGCTCGCCAAGACGCTGTACGCCGTGGACGAGCTGTGCGGCTTCCTGGTGGCGTGCGCCCTGGTGCGCCCGAGCCGGAGCCTCGCCGATCTCGAGGTGCCGTCGGTGAAGAAGAAGCTCAAGGACAAGGCGTTCGCCCGGAACGTGAACCGGGACGAGATCCGCGAAGGCGCCGAGGAGCTGGGCGTGCCGCTCGACGACCACATCCGGTTCGTGATCGAGGCCCTGCGGCCGGTGGAGCGCGACCTGGGGCTCGGCTCCGCCGGGTGA
- a CDS encoding sigma-70 family RNA polymerase sigma factor yields MEPDAALAAQAATGDRAAFGALVQRHQAAVRRLTRAVTGDVHDADDAAQDAFLSALDRIETYDPSRPFGPWLMRIATNASIDLVRRRAVRRADTLDERAPARGLSPASHAEAAEIRQRLDVALGALPERQRVAVTLFDVEGYSHAEIAAALEIPEGTVRSDVFHARRALRVALEPYGPGRRVEER; encoded by the coding sequence GTGGAGCCCGACGCCGCGCTCGCGGCGCAGGCCGCGACGGGCGATCGGGCAGCGTTCGGCGCACTGGTCCAACGCCACCAGGCGGCGGTCCGGCGGCTGACGCGCGCGGTGACGGGCGACGTCCACGACGCCGACGACGCCGCCCAGGACGCGTTCCTGTCGGCGCTGGACCGGATCGAGACCTACGATCCGTCGCGGCCGTTCGGCCCCTGGCTGATGCGGATCGCGACCAACGCGTCGATCGACCTGGTGCGGAGACGGGCGGTGCGGCGGGCCGACACGCTCGACGAGAGGGCCCCCGCCCGCGGATTGTCGCCGGCGTCCCACGCCGAGGCCGCCGAGATCCGGCAGCGGCTGGACGTGGCGCTGGGAGCGCTGCCGGAGCGACAGCGGGTCGCCGTGACGCTGTTCGACGTGGAGGGGTACTCGCACGCGGAGATCGCGGCCGCCCTGGAGATCCCGGAAGGCACGGTACGGTCGGACGTGTTTCATGCGCGCCGCGCGTTGCGGGTCGCGCTCGAGCCGTACGGCCCGGGCAGGCGGGTGGAGGAACGATGA
- a CDS encoding TolC family protein encodes MARVTLEQALQLGRQYNPSQVQAQQNLRIANMGVTQAWGAYLPTVTGTGTAARNSPQRVNQFGAAQVNPITDNSSFSLNASLNLFTGFQRGANQRAANATRDLNQAALLQQDYATDLNTKQAFFNALSTQELVGVAQANLARSDQQLKLTTEKLRLGATTRSDSLQASVDYGNAEVQLIQARANALTAQATLARAIGAEGMVAAVPDTALEVRLTSLDTAALRGDAEAHAPSVVQAQAGVAAARATLTANRALYYPTLSLGARETWTGSQLPLAQAPLQRNIVPDSVIPSKPDTFYVRGPRYTGTWNVSLALSVPIFNGFQREASIVNADANFQASQAKLRDARLGLDASLTQELTALDAAAAQIDVARTTVAAAQEALRMQRERYRLGASTIVDLLTAETTLNQAETGLVQARYNYLIARATLEALVGHGL; translated from the coding sequence GTGGCGCGCGTCACGCTGGAGCAGGCCCTCCAGCTCGGCCGGCAGTACAACCCCTCGCAGGTGCAGGCGCAGCAGAACCTGCGCATCGCCAACATGGGGGTCACCCAGGCCTGGGGCGCGTACCTGCCGACCGTCACCGGCACCGGCACCGCGGCGCGCAACAGCCCCCAGCGGGTCAACCAGTTCGGCGCGGCGCAGGTCAACCCGATTACCGACAACTCGTCGTTCAGCCTCAACGCGAGCCTCAACCTGTTCACGGGCTTCCAGCGCGGCGCGAACCAGCGGGCGGCGAACGCCACCCGGGACCTGAACCAGGCCGCCCTGCTCCAGCAGGACTACGCGACCGACCTCAACACCAAGCAGGCGTTCTTCAACGCGCTCTCGACCCAGGAGCTGGTGGGCGTCGCGCAGGCGAACCTCGCCCGCTCCGACCAGCAGCTCAAGCTGACGACGGAGAAGCTGCGGCTCGGCGCGACGACCCGCTCCGATTCGCTCCAGGCGAGCGTGGACTACGGCAACGCCGAGGTGCAGCTGATCCAGGCGCGGGCCAACGCCCTCACCGCGCAGGCCACCCTGGCCCGCGCGATCGGCGCGGAGGGGATGGTGGCGGCGGTGCCGGATACGGCGCTGGAGGTGCGGCTCACCAGTTTGGACACCGCGGCCCTGCGGGGCGACGCCGAGGCGCACGCGCCGTCGGTCGTGCAGGCGCAGGCGGGCGTGGCCGCGGCCCGGGCGACCCTCACCGCGAACCGGGCCCTGTATTACCCGACGCTGAGCCTCGGGGCCCGGGAAACCTGGACCGGCTCGCAGCTCCCGCTGGCCCAGGCCCCGCTGCAACGGAACATCGTGCCGGACTCCGTGATTCCGTCGAAGCCCGATACCTTCTACGTCCGGGGGCCGAGGTACACCGGGACCTGGAACGTCAGCCTGGCGCTCTCCGTTCCGATCTTCAACGGCTTCCAGCGCGAAGCCAGCATCGTCAACGCCGACGCGAACTTCCAGGCCTCCCAGGCCAAGCTCCGCGACGCGCGGCTCGGCCTCGACGCCAGCCTCACGCAGGAGTTGACCGCCCTCGACGCCGCGGCCGCCCAGATCGACGTGGCGCGTACCACCGTCGCGGCGGCGCAGGAGGCGCTGCGGATGCAGCGCGAGCGCTACCGGCTCGGCGCCTCGACCATCGTGGACCTGCTCACCGCGGAAACCACCCTCAACCAGGCCGAGACCGGCCTGGTGCAGGCCCGGTACAACTACCTCATCGCCCGGGCGACACTCGAGGCCCTGGTGGGACACGGCCTGTGA
- a CDS encoding ABC transporter ATP-binding protein encodes MTAAAELVRSSDPTAADGPIIKTERLTRDYVLGSETIKALRGVDLEIHRNEFVAVMGPSGSGKSTLMNVIGCLDTPTAGEYWLNGQRVSDLGDSELARIRNKEIGFVFQTFNLLPRASALHNVELPLIYAGVPSRERRERAAQSLEAVGLGDRKDHRPAELSGGQRQRVAVARALINHPSILLADEPTGNLDSKTGEEIMQLFEQLWSRGQTIILVTHEHDIAAHARRQIHILDGVIDRDTAVEGRIR; translated from the coding sequence GTGACCGCGGCCGCCGAGCTGGTCCGGTCGTCGGACCCGACGGCCGCCGACGGCCCGATCATCAAGACCGAGCGCCTGACGCGGGACTACGTCCTGGGCTCGGAGACGATCAAGGCGCTCCGGGGCGTGGACCTCGAGATCCACCGCAACGAGTTCGTGGCGGTCATGGGGCCGTCGGGCTCCGGCAAGTCCACGCTGATGAACGTGATCGGCTGCCTCGACACGCCGACCGCCGGGGAGTACTGGCTCAACGGCCAGCGCGTCTCGGATCTCGGCGACAGCGAGCTGGCCCGGATCCGCAACAAGGAAATCGGCTTCGTCTTCCAGACCTTCAACCTGCTCCCGCGGGCCAGCGCGCTGCACAACGTTGAGCTGCCCCTGATCTACGCGGGCGTCCCCTCCAGGGAGCGCCGCGAGCGCGCCGCCCAGTCCCTGGAGGCCGTGGGCCTCGGGGACCGCAAGGACCACCGTCCGGCCGAGCTGTCCGGCGGGCAGCGCCAGCGCGTCGCGGTCGCCCGCGCGTTGATCAACCACCCCAGCATCCTCCTCGCCGACGAGCCGACGGGCAACCTCGACTCGAAGACAGGCGAGGAGATCATGCAGCTGTTCGAGCAGCTGTGGTCGCGGGGCCAGACCATCATCCTGGTCACGCACGAACACGACATCGCCGCCCACGCGAGACGCCAGATCCACATCCTCGACGGCGTCATCGACCGGGACACGGCAGTGGAAGGTCGGATTCGATGA